GGAAGCACTCGGTTTAGCTTGGCTGAACACCGCTGAGGCGATTCGGGTGCCAAAGGTACTGGCCGTGAGCGACAGTTCAAACTCGTCGCCGGCGTTCCTAGTGCTCGAGTTCATCACTTCGGCTTCGCCAGCCTCTGATTTCGCTGAGCAACTCGGACACGGACTCGCCAAGCTCCACGCGAGTGGTGCAGACGGCTACGGTCTGGACCATGACAACTTCATCGGTACGCTGGCTCAGGATAACGCTATGTGCGCAACCTGGGCAGAATTCTATGGCGTCCGGAGAATCGAACCCCAGGTCCGTCTTGCTGTAGACCGTGGGGTCGCCCCGACTACCTGGACACAGACTTTCGGGTCACTCTTGACTCGCCTGCCTGACCTTGTTGGTTCGGAAGAGCCTCCCGCTCGACTGCACGGAGACCTTTGGACTGGGAATCTGCACACGGACGACAACGGAAGTCCCTGCCTCATTGATCCCGCAGCCTACGGGGGCCATCGAGAAGTCGACCTGGCTATGTTGAAGTTATTCGGCACTCCGAGTGAGCGCTTCGACCGCGCATACAATGAGATGCTCCCATTAGCAGCCGGAGCGTCCGACCGAGTACCGCTTTATCAAGTTTATCCGCTACTGGTACACGCGAACCTCTTCGGCGGCCACTATGTAAGTGCGGCGGAGCAAGCGCTTGCTCACTACACCTGACGAATCTGTGACCTGTTAATAATGCATGTCCTACTCGTTTTTGACTACGAATCCCAGAGTCAGTGCGGCCTGCAACCGTGTTGCAGCACTAGTTCGTAATGATCGCCCGCTCGACGTGGCGTGCGATGAAATTGAGCAACTTTGGAATCGGCAACAGCGTCCTAGTGGTAGTCAGGAGCCAAGCTCCGAAGACTATAACTTAGAAAACGAAGCGTGATGCGCTTGAAGGATGTTCCAGACGCCGAGTGTGAGGACCGGAATGACGAAGACAATGATAAAACCCCACGTGATCGTGCCGTAACCGCTTGCGATCAGTTCCATTAGCCCGACCTGGGCTGATAGAGCCCCTATGGAAAGCATCCCGATAGCGATTGCCGGACGCAGGCGGACAGGCATTTCGAGACCACGCTCTGCATAAGTCGCAGCCAACCGCTCATTGACCGCGTGCACTAGGCCGGCTCCTGTTTCGATCAAAGTGCCAAAGAGAACAACTTGAAACACGATCTGAAATGCACGGGAGCCGACTAGCTCAAGGAGTACATTCGCTGGCACAGCCTCGCTTAGAATCGCTGGATACTGGCCTACCATGGATATGTAGAACAGTAATCCAGGTAACATCGCGATCGGACCCGTCAGGGCGCCCGCGCCAAGAGCTTGCCTGCGCGTCTCCGAATGCCGCATGCAGAAGAGAATCGCGGGGATCATCTGCAGGTTGTAGCCCGCGTAGGTCACGCCTCCTAACAACCAACCTTGGCCAATTGCCGATCCGCCCAAACCAGCCGCTATTGCATCGCCAAACCGTGACCAGCACAAAACAAAAAAGACGCCGTAAGCCGCGTACAGAACGAACGACCAACTAGCCAAAAAGCGTTCAATCGCTGGTGTGCCACGCAGTGCGAGGAAGCCAATCGCGGCCATCATACCGATCACGCCAACGAGTAACGGCGCACCAAAAGTCTCGTGCAAAATAGCGCCCGCCGCCGCCGCAACTACCGCCAGCACCAGAAAGCCTTGAAGGAAATAAAGAATTTCGTATAAAAACCACCCACGCCCAAGCAAGTGGGTGAAGAACGTTCGGTAGTCGTAGCTCTGGGTGAGCCGGGCAAGCTCAAAGCTTGAGGCCGCGACCGCGCTCCATATGAGTGTTGCCACCCCCATCGCGAGTAACCCGGTAAGGGGGCCAAGCCTGAGAAAGAATTCCACGAGCTCACGGCCCGTACCGTAACCACCCGCAATGACAAGCGACTGAAAGACGAAGC
The nucleotide sequence above comes from Vicinamibacterales bacterium. Encoded proteins:
- a CDS encoding fructosamine kinase family protein — protein: MQVDTQRAVAQALGSSIASTHQLTGGSINNAFAVRLDDQREVFVKTNPGSDPRMFPTEALGLAWLNTAEAIRVPKVLAVSDSSNSSPAFLVLEFITSASPASDFAEQLGHGLAKLHASGADGYGLDHDNFIGTLAQDNAMCATWAEFYGVRRIEPQVRLAVDRGVAPTTWTQTFGSLLTRLPDLVGSEEPPARLHGDLWTGNLHTDDNGSPCLIDPAAYGGHREVDLAMLKLFGTPSERFDRAYNEMLPLAAGASDRVPLYQVYPLLVHANLFGGHYVSAAEQALAHYT